One window of Phycisphaeraceae bacterium genomic DNA carries:
- a CDS encoding acylphosphatase, protein MSETHPQSECQRVVVFYAGTVQGVGFRATTKRIAKNHAVTGWVRNEDDGRVQLQTQGNTQAVDGFLGEIASTLAHRIETMTKQAAPVQQDESDFSIQRKLWMQKWSN, encoded by the coding sequence ATGAGTGAGACACACCCACAATCCGAGTGTCAGCGTGTCGTGGTATTCTACGCGGGCACCGTGCAGGGGGTTGGTTTCCGGGCGACAACGAAACGCATTGCGAAGAACCACGCTGTGACAGGATGGGTCCGAAACGAGGATGACGGCAGGGTGCAGCTCCAAACACAGGGGAACACACAGGCTGTTGATGGGTTTCTCGGTGAGATTGCCAGCACACTCGCGCATCGGATCGAGACGATGACAAAGCAAGCTGCGCCGGTGCAGCAGGACGAATCAGATTTTTCGATCCAGCGTAAGCTGTGGATGCAGAAGTGGTCAAACTGA
- a CDS encoding HAD hydrolase-like protein: MPGLVLFDIDGTLLLTKRAGMEALRQAGVDLFGDQFTDEGVEYAGCIDVLIVRALLERNGVEPSPDHCAALRAGYHKHLQPRLAESGRAYALPGAIDLVHAVRQHDDLVCGLLTGNFAETGTLKLNAAGYDADWFSLKVWGDDSPHDPPSRNHLPGVAMQRMVEHAGDGVDPSHCVIVGDTPHDVMCAKAHGMRCVGVATGGSSVADLAEAGADIVVESLQETQRLLSALLSPQSAQV; this comes from the coding sequence ATGCCAGGGCTTGTACTCTTTGATATTGACGGAACGCTGCTGCTGACAAAGCGTGCTGGCATGGAAGCACTGCGTCAGGCAGGAGTTGATCTTTTCGGCGATCAGTTTACAGACGAGGGTGTGGAGTACGCCGGATGTATCGATGTGCTCATCGTGCGTGCGCTGCTGGAGCGGAATGGAGTCGAGCCGTCGCCCGATCACTGTGCAGCACTTCGTGCGGGGTATCACAAGCACCTTCAGCCGAGACTTGCTGAGTCTGGTCGTGCCTACGCGCTGCCCGGCGCGATCGATCTCGTGCATGCGGTTCGTCAGCACGACGATCTCGTGTGTGGACTATTGACGGGGAACTTTGCCGAAACGGGCACGCTGAAACTCAACGCAGCGGGATACGACGCGGACTGGTTCTCATTGAAGGTGTGGGGTGACGACTCGCCGCACGATCCACCGAGCAGAAACCATCTGCCCGGTGTTGCGATGCAGCGGATGGTCGAGCACGCTGGGGATGGTGTCGATCCGTCGCACTGTGTAATTGTTGGCGATACGCCGCATGACGTGATGTGCGCCAAGGCGCATGGCATGCGATGCGTTGGTGTGGCGACGGGAGGTTCTTCTGTTGCTGATCTTGCTGAAGCTGGTGCTGATATAGTTGTTGAGAGTTTGCAGGAGACGCAGCGATTGCTTTCCGCTTTGCTGTCGCCACAGAGTGCGCAAGTGTAA